The window GAGATCGTATTTGAAGGCCTTATCGGTAGCTCCAAAGTACTCAACAAGCTTCAATGGAGTCTCGCTATCGGTGTGGGAGATACCGTTCAAGCCATATCGAAGCTTACCATCTACTTGGCTCTTGGAGTTGAAGATCTTGATGGTGCGGGTGATGTTGATCTGTCCATAATGGTAGGATCCTTGTGGGTTGGGTCGGGCAGCACTAGCGGTGAGGTTCCATCTGAAGGAGCGGAACTGGTTCATGGACCAGGCAATGCCTTCGGTGTTCTCTGGTGGGGGTGTTGGGAGCTCAGGAGAAGCTGGGCCCTTGCCGTTGGCGTAGCGGATGATGGCCACGGAGGAAAGGGCTTGCTTCAAGAACCGGCTTGAAACAACCAAGTAATAGTCCTTGGGCTCCTGATCAGCGGTGACCAATACTGAGAGGCATTGACCAACATGGAGGTCCAAGGAATCGTAGATGTTTTGTACGGTGTGGGATCCCTCTAGCTCGACTAATTTCATTGGGTGACCTTGGAATCTGACGTTGACTGATGACCTCATACCAAGGTTGCAGAATCTGTACCTATAGGTCTTGCCGGCCTCCATGGTAAAGAGTGGCTCTTTTGCCTCTCCAACCTTGGCAGACTTACCATTGATGATAATGCCATCAGCCCTGCCAATGGTGCGTCCACCGTCCAAGATCTTTTTCAAGGTCTTGTGACCCTTGTTGTACCAATCCCCGACGAACACATTGTATTCGTCAGCAGGATTGTCAAAGGGAACTGGGATAAGAGCACGGCTGTGGACATTGAGGGCACCATAACCACCCGCTGCCCGGTGCAAGGCTGTGGTTGGGAAGTAGTAGTAGCTACCAATCTGGTCCTTGACCTGGAAACGGTAGGTGAAATTTTGACCGGGCATAATTGGACACATGGTTCCCGAAGTACCATCTTGCCATGAGTTCTTCCTATGTTGGACACCGTTCCATGTAAAAAGGAACGGCTCGTCCAAATTGTTGAAGACATTCACAACAATGTTGTTGTTAGAGGTACAATTAATTCTAGGCCCGGGGAACTGACCATTGATGAGGATACCTTGTTGAGGCACACCCAATGGAGCAATTGTGCCATAGGTGACATTCCAGGTAAAGTAGAGGTAAGGGTCCTCAGCTATCACCCCTACAGAGAGGCAAAGTAGCAAAGCCACAAATGTTACTTTACCACTTCCCATggcgttttttttttttttatttttcaatccCCAAACACAAAAACTCTTTTAGAAATTtgtttttttgatgttttttctttttttgggagtttttttttttttactctcacaagaagaagaggagacacttcttcttatttcttcttcctGCTAGAGCTTGCACTATTCACCATCTCCAAGAGGGCTTTTTATAGCAAGGGAAATccctctgagaaccttagcttaaTTACCGAAATGATCTCTTTGTCTCTCATTTGATTGTTGGCTCATTCTTTCTTTCCATCTGATTCGCTCTATTCCTTGTTGGTTCTCCTTACATTTCTCGTCTACCTATAGCTGCCCTTACCGATTCTTCAGCATCACCACTTCACCAGtcttaattattgttattattattatttttcttccttttcttaaggCTAGTTTCTATTTTTAGTTGGTAGAATTAAGAATAAACGAAGTATAGGGTGCATATAGAGTTCTATATATCCACACAAGAATTTAATGTTTTGGTTTCACGTAAAACTTTTGCTAAATAAATGGACTGTtggtttcatttcattttttttcttttcttattgaaGTAAGGATCAAAGACATCTATTTTAATGTTAACATATTTGAATTGAAATATAAGAACTTGATATAATAGCTATAACAAGTGGATGCTCCTGTGATAAGCAACTCATGCACCCGCACAAGCACTTTTATATTCACATtcttagaatatatatatatatatatatatatatatatatatatatatatatatatatatatatatatatatatatatatatattgttcttTTTACTAGTGTtggggtacgcgctttgcgcgtatACCTATATTAATGAAtacacaaattttaaaaattacatacATAATATTAGATAGTTTTTTTtagttataaaatataatttaagatttttttaaaataataaatattattcTTATTTAGTTAGCTTAACAAATGAAGGAATTTTATCTAGTgccacgaccccagttcgccctccatgaactatcgtgacgacacctagtctctacgactaggtaagcctaacaattgcggaaAAAGGGGGAAAACAAcagataaaacaaataaaaactgCGGAATTAACATAGTGAAGGTTtaaaaatgccgctcggcatatacaatataaTCTCTCAAACTGAACAACtccccaaaacccggaatctcatgaaatcacaagctgttgaataactacaagtgtctaactccagaatgtctaaacaaaagtaaatacagaagggctaatactataagagagaatgaaaagggactcatcggtctgcggacgtggaagatatacctcgaagtctctggagaatcGCCTCACCTTAAGAGTAGcaggactgagtcgaagtacctggatctgcacatgaaaaacatgcgcagaaagggcatgagtacaccacaacggtactcagtaagtgccaagcctaacctcggtcgtgtagtgacgaggaaggtcagggccctactgattatagctgaaaaacgaggtaaaacagtatagaatacaataatataattaaatgctaacaatatGAAATAACACAGGATAAAAAGAATAACAACAGCTATAACAGAGgcaaaataatcacagaaggaatacacctcaacacagagataacaatcgatgatctcccaggataccgtcctgtagtccccaaatataaatatccagtggatttCTCGggtatcgtcccgtagtccaactcatagtgcgcgaggatctaccagaatcccgatccgtagtcccaaatgtaaatatccagtactggGAGAATCTACCGGGTGTAGTGCCGTAGTtctaatataaatgtgcagggggatctaccggaatacaaatccgtagtcccaaagtaaacaggcagggggatctcctgggataccgttccgtagtcccaaagtaaatacacagcagcaacacgaagaatactcaattcaattcaaatttcatactaaggtaaaataggtatttctaacctagcatgctgcacataa is drawn from Nicotiana tabacum cultivar K326 chromosome 22, ASM71507v2, whole genome shotgun sequence and contains these coding sequences:
- the LOC107814848 gene encoding L-ascorbate oxidase homolog; this encodes MGSGKVTFVALLLCLSVGVIAEDPYLYFTWNVTYGTIAPLGVPQQGILINGQFPGPRINCTSNNNIVVNVFNNLDEPFLFTWNGVQHRKNSWQDGTSGTMCPIMPGQNFTYRFQVKDQIGSYYYFPTTALHRAAGGYGALNVHSRALIPVPFDNPADEYNVFVGDWYNKGHKTLKKILDGGRTIGRADGIIINGKSAKVGEAKEPLFTMEAGKTYRYRFCNLGMRSSVNVRFQGHPMKLVELEGSHTVQNIYDSLDLHVGQCLSVLVTADQEPKDYYLVVSSRFLKQALSSVAIIRYANGKGPASPELPTPPPENTEGIAWSMNQFRSFRWNLTASAARPNPQGSYHYGQINITRTIKIFNSKSQVDGKLRYGLNGISHTDSETPLKLVEYFGATDKAFKYDLMADEAPADSTKLTIAANVKNATYRNFVEIIFENHEKTIRTYHLDGYSFFAVAVEPGRWSPEKRKNYNLVDGLSRNNIQVYPNSWAAIMLTFDNAGMWNLRSEMWEKTYLGEQLYFSVLSPSRSLRDEYNIPDNHPLCGIVKGMPMPAPYKA